Part of the Methanothermobacter sp. MT-2 genome is shown below.
GGGCATGAAAGCCCTTAATATAGACCCCTCCATCGAAGACATCCACATGGCCATAGAAGAATACGTCACAGAAAAAATAGGTGATGAAGCCGGTTTCATGCACACAGGGAAATCAAGAAACGACCAAGTGGCAACAGACCTCAGATTAGCCCTCAAAGAAAAAATACAAGACATACAAAAAGAACTACTAGACTTCATCAAAGTCTTGGCTGAAATGGCCGAAGACCATAAAGATACTATAATAGTAGGCTACACACACCTTCAACACGCCCAAGCCACCACATTCGCACATCACCTACTCGCATATGCCTATTCCCTGAAAAGAGACTATGAACGTCTAAAAGATGCTTATAGGCGGGTTGATGTTAATCCACTCGGCTCCGCGGCCTTGACAACAACAAGCTTCCCAATAAACAGAGAACTGACAACAAGATTACTAGGATTCAAGGATTACATGGAAAATTCAATGGATGCTGTAAGTAGCCGGGACTTCATAGCAGAGACAATATTCGACCTTGCAATGATAGCCGCCAACCTTAGCAGGATCTGCGAGGAGATAATACTCTGGAGCACCTATGAATTCGGCCTAATTGAATTAGCAGATGAATTTTCATCAACATCATCTATAATGCCCCAAAAAAAGAATCCGGATGTTGCTGAGATAACCCGGGCAAAAACTTCAAACATTTACAGTAACTTGATAGCCGTCCTTGGTATCCT
Proteins encoded:
- a CDS encoding argininosuccinate lyase — its product is MKLRNGRLQKKMDEKAAKFTSSLEFDHHIFYADIECNLAHTRMLAQEGIINKETAKKIIQSLKELKKKGMKALNIDPSIEDIHMAIEEYVTEKIGDEAGFMHTGKSRNDQVATDLRLALKEKIQDIQKELLDFIKVLAEMAEDHKDTIIVGYTHLQHAQATTFAHHLLAYAYSLKRDYERLKDAYRRVDVNPLGSAALTTTSFPINRELTTRLLGFKDYMENSMDAVSSRDFIAETIFDLAMIAANLSRICEEIILWSTYEFGLIELADEFSSTSSIMPQKKNPDVAEITRAKTSNIYSNLIAVLGILKGLPYTYNRDLQEITPHLWDAIETCHDMILMVRRMLSTIRVDKDRGFELAVSNFATATDLADTIVKEKNIPFRTAHKIVGRLINHSIKEGINPLDVDSRLLDKISEEVMGKKLGLDDKIIKRALDPRENVKMRNVPGGPSPTMIDMSIKRLRAYVESELGSAEP